TTTGTTGCCCTGTTACATTAGCTACCTGTTGTTCTGCACCATTTGTTGTTTGAGCTACATCATTTGTAGTCGTTTTAGCTTCTGGTGATTGTTGCGAATCTTTTTCAGCTTCTTTTTTCTTATCGTCCTTCTCTTTATTTTTCTTTTCCAGTTCAGATTTTACTTTTGCTAATTTATCTGATAGCTCTTTTTTAGCTTTGGCATTTTTGATTTTGTCGACTTCTTTTTTTGCAGAATCAACGTTTTTTTGATCTGTATTCACTACTTTATTATCTTTGAATACTTTTTCTACTGCTTTTTTTGCTGTATCAATTTGTTTTAATTGGTTTTCAGCATTAACAATGGATTCATTAATAATCTTTTGCCATGCATCATCTGTTTTTTCAACAAAATACTGTTCCTTAACTTTCTTAACAGTATCACTCTTTAAATCATTTTTGATTGCAATTTTTTCAGCATCTTTATTATCAATAATTGCTTTTTCAAATAAATCATTTACTGCTGTTTCCGTATCAATTTTCAACTGTCTTTCTTCTGCTTGTTGTTCTTTTTCAATCTTTGCAATTCGTTCTTGCTCTAATGCCTTTTGCTTATCAGCATACGTTTTATACCCAAAAGAACCTACTAACAAAACTGCTATTCCGATAGTCAATACACCCATTTTTTGTTTCTTTGACATTTTTTTCAACTGTTCATTCAATTTCATTTTATCTTCCCCCATTAATAATAAGTTAATAATATCATACTTCTTTAAAAATTAGCTACAATCACAGCACTAAGTCTCTAGTTTTTCCCGTTTCTTTGTGAATAAGCAACATCTTACTTGCAGAGAATTGTCTAACCAGCCATTTATTTGGGTTGAGAAATTGATTTCCAATTTTTTCTTTCCCAATCAGCTCTTTTTGCTTTCTTGTTGGTCTTTTTCCCTGTTTCATTAAAAACATCCTTCCATTGTGATTTTTTTATTTATCTATCTACTTAGCATTGTCTTTATGTTAAAATAAGAAGACAAACAAAGAGAGGAGACGATAACATGAGACAATTTAAATACATAAATGAGATTTTCTTTATTACATTATTTGTAATCTTAGTGAACATCATTTATGGATCAACTATTAATGTTCTTTTCTTAATGTTTGCTGGTTGTGTACTTTCCCTAGTCGCGATCAACAAACTGGTTGAGAAAATTTTCAATATTAAGATTGAACGTTTTTGATTAAAGCACCTAGTCGTTAGGTGCTTTTTTGTCTCCTCTCTTTGTTTATCTTCTTTGAACATAAAAAAGGACACCCTTAAAAGAATGTCCTTTAAAATATGCTCATATATCAAAATCTTTTAGTTTTTTGAAAAAATAATTTTTCTTCCTTTTTTGACTAATGATTTTGTTTTAACTAATTTAAGATTCTTTTTTTTCGTGGCAGTTGAATATAGGTCAAGCAGTTTTCAGCCAATTTTTAGGTGTTTATTAAAGCCTTACCCTTTCAAATACCCTTATTTAAAACTTAAAAAGAAATCGGCTAGGATATTTTATATTCGTTTCAAGAATCATTTTCAACGGCTACTGTTACCGATTGGGAATTTGTTGCAGAACGATTTAGAAGCCCAACCACAGATCACGGCACATTAGATAGACCTACCACTACAGTGTACAACTCTCCTCCTCTGACTTTACGCAGAAACACTTCTTTTATAGAAGCACAACTACCTTTGCAATCAGCAATATCATCACGACATGGCTATTGATCCAAAGTGATTTTGTTCAATCAAACACCGTTCCACCCTAAGCGAATCTTATTCACTATTTCCAATGCCCTACTCTTTATTAGCAGTCAAAACGGGAAACCTAGCCCTTAGGGATAGACAAGAAATTTTGATCTCAAAAAATCAATAAAATACTCGGCTGCATTTATGCATACTATTGTCACTTTACAGCAAATTCATAGGCTTTACTGCAACACCTCAAAAAGACTTATAACCTTAAAGGAAAATGTCACTCTTGCATTATTTCGTAACATCCCTTACAATAAAAGTGTCTAAGCTTTATGTAAGAGCGTTTGCGAAATAGAAATTCATTTTCTTCTCGTGAATGCTTTTTTGTTTATTAAGTTTTCTTATTTTAAAGTTCCGTTTCAGAACTTCTGGTATAAATATATCATGGCAGTTCTTTTTCGTCAATACCAAAATAGAACTTTTTTTATTTCAACTGCTTTTTTATGGTAAAATTGCTTTAATACAAGGGATAAGTGAGGTTCTAAAATGGAAACATACAAATTAATCAGGCAGTTAAGAGAAGAAAAAGAGTTAACCCAACAAGAAGTTGCTAATGCTCTTAAACTCAATTTGAGTGTTTACAAAAAGATTGAACTCGGCTCTCGTCCTATAAGAGAAACTGAATTATCTAACATTGCTGATTTTTTCAATGTGACAACTGATTTTCTTCTTGGAAGAACCTCCCCAATTACCGATAGTAAAATAGGAGATAGTATTACTTCTCACTTTAGATTAAACACTGCAAACATGGATATTGATGATATCGAGGAACTCGAAGAAGAATTAACTGATTACATGGAATTTTTAATAAAGAAAGCAAAAGAAAAGAAAGCAAAAAGAGAAAATAATAGTTAGGCGGTCGCATTGTTGGATTTCATTAACGAGGAACTATATTTTGAAGCCTTCAATCTTGCCAACGAATTAACAAAAGAAGTCGCTTATTATTGTTCAAAAAAGATTGAAGAAGTAAAATGTTTTGACATTGAAAAGTATGTAAAAGAACTAGAAGACGTTGAATTTATTGATTACCCTTTTCAAAAACAATTAAAAAATAAAATGCTAGGCTCCACTTCTAAAGTTTATGGAGAAATCATTATTACAACTAATAAGAATTTAATGATTGAAAGAAAAAATTTCACGAAAATGCACGAAATAGTTCATTTCTACAGAGATATACCTTATGTTAGTGAATCACACACATTTTCTGACATGATAATTAAAAATGGTTATTTTCCAGAAGATATACCTAGAGAATATCGAGCTAATGTAGGTGCAAGCATCCTTCTAGCAAATGATCGCGCTTTATTATTTGCTTTGAAGCAATTCAACACCTTTCAGCAAGTTGCAGACTTCTTTTTCATGAGTATGTCAGCACTTCAGAACAGACTAAAAGAACATCTAGTATTTGTTTGTAATTGTACACCTAAATATGCCTTTCACTTAGTCTATAATTACCGTATTGGAAATGGTAAAGAACTTTTTAGCATAGTATATTCACAAGTAAATTATCAAAGTTAACTGCACACTTAAATTAATAACTAGTTTTATAATAGATACAAACTATTGAATATAATCAAAATAGATATCACTTTAAATATAGTACGCAAAGTAATCTTTTATGTAATAACATTTTATATTACAAGGAGGAAATAAATGCAAGCAGTTTTAAAGCAATCAGAATGCAGATTAATAAACTATAGTATTTCCGTTAAAGATAATAATGATTTTAATTTCCTACTCCCATTTCTAAAAGCTCAAAAAAGAATCATGCCTAACGAAAAAAAACTAACATTGTCTCAGATAAATTTATTAACGAGCCAAAAAGATCAATTATTAAAAGTGTGTACAAACGAATGGGAACCTGTTAACTTAGCTCCACGGTTTGGAGCAAAAAATGTAAATTGTGATCTATGTGGGCGACCCGATTTAGTAGAATTGTTTGATATCAAAAATAAATTTACTGGACAAATAATTACTATAGGTGGTAGTTGCATCAACAAGTTCAGTAATTTGAAAAAAGCTAAAGGACTTGTCAACAACAAAATGGAACTTGAAAGATATACTAGGCTTCTCGAAAGGGTTCCCGAATTGAAGGAAATATATTATGAAGGCGAATTCATTAATCACACTAAATATATTACTCCTTCTTCCCTACAAGATGGATACAAAGATACCGAACGTCGACTAAAACTATATATCAAAAAAGCTGTAAAAAAAGGAAAAAAAGAAGCTAGGAAATCCCTTAAGGGCATTTCTTTACAAAAGTTACTTTCTCTATTTTTTAGACAAAAATCTAAATTAATAAACTTTGGAAATAACACTCATTCTAATAATATCTATCTACTTAGAGATACTGCTGTCATGATAGAAAATAATCAAAGTAATGGTAAAGAATTAATATCGGCTATAGAAAAAAATAACGGAATAGTTTCAAAACGGATTGCATCGGAAATTCAAAATAAAATTTTCTTAGAGCAATTTATAGAAGCTATTAATGAAAAATTACCTTTCGATATCAAAGCTATTGCTACTGAAACAGGAAAATTTATTTTTTCAGTTCAGAAAAATAATAATAAAGCTGAATTTTCAATAGAATCCAGTATTTGTATTTCAGATATTGTTTATTCTAAAAATTCTTCTGTTGATTTTAATATGTTCTTCACAAAGAACACAAAAATGATCTCGCCATACAACGAGAACACAATGCTGATGCTCCTTCGTATTGCAGAAAATATTCTCAAAAAACAGTTTAATTACATTAAGTATCAACCTAAACAAAAAGAGATACTCCCAATTATCGCTGAACATAAAAAATTAGAGTTTAAATTATCAGAAAAAAATATTAAACACACAGTTTCTAAACTCGTCAATGAAGGATATCTTTTTGCAAATGATGAACACCTTGTAATTCGGCGTACCGCATCTGAAATATTAAAAATTAGTTCAGAGAGACTGTACTATAACGAGCAAAAAAAACTAATGCAAACCTTCGCTCCAAAAAAATTGAGCCAAGACAAATGGAAAATATTGACATTGCAACGAAAAAAAGATAATAGTACAGATATAAATAAATTGGCAAAAAAAGTAACTCAACATTTAAGTAATATGCATCTTTTTTATCGGGATAAGCCTGACAAAGCAATAAACATACCCATTCACATATTAGAGTATATTGGAAAATGTAACTATTTCTATAACAACGAAAAAATTGTATCTAACAGTCTTACTGAATATGAAAAACAAGCGTTAACGATCTCTGAATTAATAACGGATACAATAAATTTTGTTAGCGAAAAAAACTAAATAAGTTAAGAATTTTTCTTAGCGATTACTCCTTTTCTTAAAATGATTTCAATAAATTAAATTATCACAATTTTATCACAGTTTAAATCAAACCTAATCATTATATCTGAACGTAAACAGATATAAACCTTATTACACCAATATAAACAACTCAAACTTTCTTTTCAATTATTGAGTGAGGATGGCTAATAATTAATAGATTTTAAATTATTTAAACGAACTAAAAAAAGACCTACTGGGAACATTCGTGAGAACAGTAAGTCTTTTTTTAATTCATTTGTACAAAACAAGATTGATAGAAACACTTATATTACAGTGTTTTTGCTTTAACTATTACTAATTATGAACTCATATGAAATTCATGTTTTCAACAAAGTTGTCATTTAACTCGCTGGGCTAGTTACTTCTGCCTTTTTAAAGCTTCCTTCACTTACTTTTTGTTCAACAACTGATAGATACCTTGCATCATCTTCATCACGATATCCTTCAAATACTACCGTATCTATGTTCTCTCTATTGAAATATACCACTTGCTTAGGGTCTAGACCCTCTGGGTATTTAGAGCCTGTGTAGTCAAAGTATACTTGCTCGTCTTTGATGTTTACTAGAGGATATCTATTTTCTATCATAATTTTTACTCTACCCTCTTTTAAATAAACAATTGATCCTATTGGTAACATTATTTGACCTCCTTTAAATCATAACTAATTGTGTTTGGTAATTTGGTGTTTGTTGAAATAAATAAATCTAAAATTAAACTAAGAGCATACAATCCATAAGAAAAAACGCTCGGATATGTTAGTGAAATATAGCCAAACAATAACATCAACATGTAGAATATTAATTGAACTGAAATCATTAGTATCAAGTATGATTTTTTAACAGTATTAAATCTGACTTTAAACTCAAAAACTTCTATTGATTGCTTCTCACTCTTGAAAATTGAATTGAGTTCATTCTTTTCTTTACTACCTTTAAACAATTTAAACATTATTATCCCAAATGTGATAATAACTAAAAATAGTATTGACTCTAACTTAGAAATGCTATTAATAACAAAATCCTGCATCAAATTACTCAATACTCTTGATACAATGATAGTTGTAGCGAACATTGGTACTAACCAAAAATTGGTAACTTTCTTTTTTGAACTACTTTTCATCATACTCAATTGTTCAAGGTTTATCCTATATGCTTTAAAAGGAATCACCCAACGAAAGGCTGGCAAAACATATATTAGAAAATTACTGAACACGTCCACTACATACCATCTATTATTCCTTTCAATCAATTTATAGCGTAAGTATTTTGTATCAACTTTGTTAATGACTACCACCTCTATCTAAAATGGATTTATCCAATCTAATGCTCCAGAAACACTATCACCAAAATCATTTAACTTATCTCCTGCCCAATCTAAGCCATCACTAATCTTATCTCCTGCCCAGTTTAAACCAGCATCGATCTTATTTCCAACCCAATCAAGTCCATCCTGTAGTCCTAAGAAATTGTTATCATATGCCCAATTGAAGCCAGCTCCGATAGCAACACCAGCAGCGAATCCCCAACCAATTGGATTTGAGCTAACTAATGCACCAACAAGCATTGATCCGCCTACAGTCAAGACTGTACCCGTTACATTATGACTAATACCTTGCCCTACGGTCTTACCATTATTTTTCACATCATCATAAATGCCATATACAGTCGCTAATCCAGCAAGAACCAAACTCGCTCTGCTTGCATTTTTAGCAAAATTAGCGCCCCATCTACTTCCGTTAGCGGCTGCCTCAGATAACATTATAAAACTATTTGCTCCCGCTGGACCAGCAATACCTTGCCCTAAATAATAATTAAATACAGCACCACCAAAGCTTTCAGCAGCAGATAACAAAATATCAGAAAACTTGATCTCTTTAGTGATATACGTATATGCTTGACCGATACCGTCTCCAATATTTGAGAAAAACGATACTATTTTGTCTGAAACTGATTCTGGCACATTCATTCCTTGATTTTGATTCATTATT
This sequence is a window from Enterococcus wangshanyuanii. Protein-coding genes within it:
- a CDS encoding DUF6906 family protein — protein: MKQGKRPTRKQKELIGKEKIGNQFLNPNKWLVRQFSASKMLLIHKETGKTRDLVL
- a CDS encoding helix-turn-helix domain-containing protein; the encoded protein is METYKLIRQLREEKELTQQEVANALKLNLSVYKKIELGSRPIRETELSNIADFFNVTTDFLLGRTSPITDSKIGDSITSHFRLNTANMDIDDIEELEEELTDYMEFLIKKAKEKKAKRENNS
- a CDS encoding ImmA/IrrE family metallo-endopeptidase, yielding MDFINEELYFEAFNLANELTKEVAYYCSKKIEEVKCFDIEKYVKELEDVEFIDYPFQKQLKNKMLGSTSKVYGEIIITTNKNLMIERKNFTKMHEIVHFYRDIPYVSESHTFSDMIIKNGYFPEDIPREYRANVGASILLANDRALLFALKQFNTFQQVADFFFMSMSALQNRLKEHLVFVCNCTPKYAFHLVYNYRIGNGKELFSIVYSQVNYQS
- a CDS encoding DUF443 family protein, which produces MVVINKVDTKYLRYKLIERNNRWYVVDVFSNFLIYVLPAFRWVIPFKAYRINLEQLSMMKSSSKKKVTNFWLVPMFATTIIVSRVLSNLMQDFVINSISKLESILFLVIITFGIIMFKLFKGSKEKNELNSIFKSEKQSIEVFEFKVRFNTVKKSYLILMISVQLIFYMLMLLFGYISLTYPSVFSYGLYALSLILDLFISTNTKLPNTISYDLKEVK
- a CDS encoding DUF4176 domain-containing protein, whose amino-acid sequence is MLPIGSIVYLKEGRVKIMIENRYPLVNIKDEQVYFDYTGSKYPEGLDPKQVVYFNRENIDTVVFEGYRDEDDARYLSVVEQKVSEGSFKKAEVTSPAS